A genomic window from Glycine max cultivar Williams 82 chromosome 17, Glycine_max_v4.0, whole genome shotgun sequence includes:
- the LOC100796478 gene encoding interferon-related developmental regulator 1 isoform X1, with the protein MGKRNSQRKNAAMLDSDDDSSSVSSSSTSRTDHISVSGNEEVHFDQDGLLDQALDALDEKRGSTRERALSVIIGAFTSNMQHHFVDKKFATLLHQCLASIKKGSKKASAKEIALASHAIGLLTLTVGCSDNAREIFEESVRPLDEFLTSKSHLTKIPSLLECLAIITFVGGNGLEETERSMDILWRVIHPRLGSNVVAVKPSAPLITAVVSAWSFLLSTMRNLKLNSKNWQNSISYLSSLLDKEDRPVRIAAGEALAVIFEIGIIEKFSADSKGASDMSQEEINLQESYTHLQGLKGKVITQVKNLSVEAGGKGSAKKDLNNQRNLFRDIVEFFECGYSPEISMKIGGDSLQTSSWSQMIQLNFLKHFLGGGFIKHIQENEFLQDVFNFKPKRRYLNNNEHRMSSGEKHSPSCRECLSLQIQFRTRLGPNYLISNGCYLRAETWVTTQPIWLMTDAF; encoded by the exons ATGGGAAAGC GTAATTCTCAACGTAAAAATGCTGCAATGTTGGATAGCGACGATGATAGTAGTAGTGTGAGTTCATCATCAACTTCACGAACTGATCACATCTCCGTCTCAGGGAACGAAGAAGTGCACTTCGATCAAGATGGTCTGCTCGATCAAGCTCTCGATGCTTTGGACGAAAAAag GGGTTCCACAAGGGAGAGAGCGTTGTCAGTGATCATTGGGGCATTCACTAGCAACATGCAGCATCATTTTGTTGACAAGAA ATTTGCTACTTTATTACATCAGTGCCTTGCTTCAATAAAAAAGGGATCCAAAAAGGCATCTGCAAAGGAGATAGCTTTGGCATCACATGCCATTG gtTTGTTGACCCTGACTGTTGGGTGTAGTGATAATGCACGTGAAATATTTGAGGAATCGGTTCGTCCTCTAGATGAATTTCTCACATCTAAATCACATTTGACAAAAATTCCTTCA ttgctGGAATGCTTGGCTATAATCACATTTGTTGGTGGGAATGGTCTGGAGGAAACAGAGAGATCGATGGACATACTGTGGCGAGTGATTCATCCCAGATTGGGTTCCAAT GTAGTTGCAGTCAAACCTTCTGCTCCATTAATAACTGCTGTGGTATCTGCTTGGTCCTTTCTCCTATCTACCATGCGTAATTTGAAGCTAAATTCTAAAAATTGGCAAAA TTCAATATCTTATTTATCAAGTCTTCTAGACAAGGAAGACCGGCCTGTGCGTATTGCTGCTGGCGAAGCACTGGCTGTAATTTTTGAGATTGGAATTATAGAGAAATTTTCTGCTGATTCTAAGGGTGCAAGTGATATGAGTCAAGAAGAGATTAATCTGCAGGAAAGTTATACCCATTTACAAGGATTGAAAGGGAAGGTCATCACTCAAGTCAAAAACCTTTCTGTTGAGGCTGGTGGAAAAGGTTCTGCTAAGAAAGATCTGAATAATCAGAGGAACTTGTTCCGAGATATTGTAGAGTTTTTTGAG TGTGGTTACTCTCCTGAAATTTCAATGAAAATTGGTGGTGATTCACTGCAGACATCTTCATGGTCCCAAATGATACag TTGAACTTTCTCAAGCATTTTTTAGGGGGAGGGTTCATCAAGCATATTCAG GAAAATGAGTTCCTTCAAGATGTATTTAATTTCAAACCAAAGAGAAGATATCTTAATAACAATGAACATCGGATGTCTAGTGGTGAGAAG CATTCTCCTTCTTGCAGAGAATGTTTAAGTCTCCAAATTCAGTTCAGAACAAGGCTAGGACCCAATTACTTAATAAGCAACGGTTGTTATCTGAG GGCAGAAACTTGGGTCACTACGCAGCCAATATGGTTGATGACTGATGCGTTTTGA
- the LOC100796478 gene encoding interferon-related developmental regulator 1 isoform X4 has product MGKRNEEVHFDQDGLLDQALDALDEKRGSTRERALSVIIGAFTSNMQHHFVDKKFATLLHQCLASIKKGSKKASAKEIALASHAIGLLTLTVGCSDNAREIFEESVRPLDEFLTSKSHLTKIPSLLECLAIITFVGGNGLEETERSMDILWRVIHPRLGSNVVAVKPSAPLITAVVSAWSFLLSTMRNLKLNSKNWQNSISYLSSLLDKEDRPVRIAAGEALAVIFEIGIIEKFSADSKGASDMSQEEINLQESYTHLQGLKGKVITQVKNLSVEAGGKGSAKKDLNNQRNLFRDIVEFFECGYSPEISMKIGGDSLQTSSWSQMIQLNFLKHFLGGGFIKHIQENEFLQDVFNFKPKRRYLNNNEHRMSSGEKRMFKSPNSVQNKARTQLLNKQRLLSEGRNLGHYAANMVDD; this is encoded by the exons ATGGGAAAGC GGAACGAAGAAGTGCACTTCGATCAAGATGGTCTGCTCGATCAAGCTCTCGATGCTTTGGACGAAAAAag GGGTTCCACAAGGGAGAGAGCGTTGTCAGTGATCATTGGGGCATTCACTAGCAACATGCAGCATCATTTTGTTGACAAGAA ATTTGCTACTTTATTACATCAGTGCCTTGCTTCAATAAAAAAGGGATCCAAAAAGGCATCTGCAAAGGAGATAGCTTTGGCATCACATGCCATTG gtTTGTTGACCCTGACTGTTGGGTGTAGTGATAATGCACGTGAAATATTTGAGGAATCGGTTCGTCCTCTAGATGAATTTCTCACATCTAAATCACATTTGACAAAAATTCCTTCA ttgctGGAATGCTTGGCTATAATCACATTTGTTGGTGGGAATGGTCTGGAGGAAACAGAGAGATCGATGGACATACTGTGGCGAGTGATTCATCCCAGATTGGGTTCCAAT GTAGTTGCAGTCAAACCTTCTGCTCCATTAATAACTGCTGTGGTATCTGCTTGGTCCTTTCTCCTATCTACCATGCGTAATTTGAAGCTAAATTCTAAAAATTGGCAAAA TTCAATATCTTATTTATCAAGTCTTCTAGACAAGGAAGACCGGCCTGTGCGTATTGCTGCTGGCGAAGCACTGGCTGTAATTTTTGAGATTGGAATTATAGAGAAATTTTCTGCTGATTCTAAGGGTGCAAGTGATATGAGTCAAGAAGAGATTAATCTGCAGGAAAGTTATACCCATTTACAAGGATTGAAAGGGAAGGTCATCACTCAAGTCAAAAACCTTTCTGTTGAGGCTGGTGGAAAAGGTTCTGCTAAGAAAGATCTGAATAATCAGAGGAACTTGTTCCGAGATATTGTAGAGTTTTTTGAG TGTGGTTACTCTCCTGAAATTTCAATGAAAATTGGTGGTGATTCACTGCAGACATCTTCATGGTCCCAAATGATACag TTGAACTTTCTCAAGCATTTTTTAGGGGGAGGGTTCATCAAGCATATTCAG GAAAATGAGTTCCTTCAAGATGTATTTAATTTCAAACCAAAGAGAAGATATCTTAATAACAATGAACATCGGATGTCTAGTGGTGAGAAG AGAATGTTTAAGTCTCCAAATTCAGTTCAGAACAAGGCTAGGACCCAATTACTTAATAAGCAACGGTTGTTATCTGAG GGCAGAAACTTGGGTCACTACGCAGCCAATATGGTTGATGACTGA
- the LOC100796478 gene encoding interferon-related developmental regulator 1 isoform X2 — translation MGKRNSQRKNAAMLDSDDDSSSVSSSSTSRTDHISVSGNEEVHFDQDGLLDQALDALDEKRGSTRERALSVIIGAFTSNMQHHFVDKKFATLLHQCLASIKKGSKKASAKEIALASHAIGLLTLTVGCSDNAREIFEESVRPLDEFLTSKSHLTKIPSLLECLAIITFVGGNGLEETERSMDILWRVIHPRLGSNVVAVKPSAPLITAVVSAWSFLLSTMRNLKLNSKNWQNSISYLSSLLDKEDRPVRIAAGEALAVIFEIGIIEKFSADSKGASDMSQEEINLQESYTHLQGLKGKVITQVKNLSVEAGGKGSAKKDLNNQRNLFRDIVEFFECGYSPEISMKIGGDSLQTSSWSQMIQLNFLKHFLGGGFIKHIQENEFLQDVFNFKPKRRYLNNNEHRMSSGEKRMFKSPNSVQNKARTQLLNKQRLLSEGRNLGHYAANMVDD, via the exons ATGGGAAAGC GTAATTCTCAACGTAAAAATGCTGCAATGTTGGATAGCGACGATGATAGTAGTAGTGTGAGTTCATCATCAACTTCACGAACTGATCACATCTCCGTCTCAGGGAACGAAGAAGTGCACTTCGATCAAGATGGTCTGCTCGATCAAGCTCTCGATGCTTTGGACGAAAAAag GGGTTCCACAAGGGAGAGAGCGTTGTCAGTGATCATTGGGGCATTCACTAGCAACATGCAGCATCATTTTGTTGACAAGAA ATTTGCTACTTTATTACATCAGTGCCTTGCTTCAATAAAAAAGGGATCCAAAAAGGCATCTGCAAAGGAGATAGCTTTGGCATCACATGCCATTG gtTTGTTGACCCTGACTGTTGGGTGTAGTGATAATGCACGTGAAATATTTGAGGAATCGGTTCGTCCTCTAGATGAATTTCTCACATCTAAATCACATTTGACAAAAATTCCTTCA ttgctGGAATGCTTGGCTATAATCACATTTGTTGGTGGGAATGGTCTGGAGGAAACAGAGAGATCGATGGACATACTGTGGCGAGTGATTCATCCCAGATTGGGTTCCAAT GTAGTTGCAGTCAAACCTTCTGCTCCATTAATAACTGCTGTGGTATCTGCTTGGTCCTTTCTCCTATCTACCATGCGTAATTTGAAGCTAAATTCTAAAAATTGGCAAAA TTCAATATCTTATTTATCAAGTCTTCTAGACAAGGAAGACCGGCCTGTGCGTATTGCTGCTGGCGAAGCACTGGCTGTAATTTTTGAGATTGGAATTATAGAGAAATTTTCTGCTGATTCTAAGGGTGCAAGTGATATGAGTCAAGAAGAGATTAATCTGCAGGAAAGTTATACCCATTTACAAGGATTGAAAGGGAAGGTCATCACTCAAGTCAAAAACCTTTCTGTTGAGGCTGGTGGAAAAGGTTCTGCTAAGAAAGATCTGAATAATCAGAGGAACTTGTTCCGAGATATTGTAGAGTTTTTTGAG TGTGGTTACTCTCCTGAAATTTCAATGAAAATTGGTGGTGATTCACTGCAGACATCTTCATGGTCCCAAATGATACag TTGAACTTTCTCAAGCATTTTTTAGGGGGAGGGTTCATCAAGCATATTCAG GAAAATGAGTTCCTTCAAGATGTATTTAATTTCAAACCAAAGAGAAGATATCTTAATAACAATGAACATCGGATGTCTAGTGGTGAGAAG AGAATGTTTAAGTCTCCAAATTCAGTTCAGAACAAGGCTAGGACCCAATTACTTAATAAGCAACGGTTGTTATCTGAG GGCAGAAACTTGGGTCACTACGCAGCCAATATGGTTGATGACTGA
- the LOC102662137 gene encoding pheromone-processing carboxypeptidase KEX1 isoform X2 gives MVHMKRRNRMRQQTWNDVLLVMSNSKLAKRHQAGKAIEYSIDDLSSDDEWITENDESSSSNEESELDDIDYREYESSSNNEESELDGIVFYVPNEDDKLKGQVGEDVNNDSADVDDLQTPDDDIEFDDEADVDDEDDASNATDDIMDGDGSYMEDDSCDDFDINELLH, from the exons ATG GTACACATGAAGAGAAGAAATCGTATGAGACAACAGACATGGAATGATGTACTGCTAGTGATGTCTAATTCAAAGTTGGCCAAAAGGCACCAAGCTGGGAAAGCCATTGAATATAGCATAGACGATCTCTCTTCGGATGATGAATGGATTACAGAGAATGATGAAAGTTCATCTAGCAATGAAGAGTCAGAGTTAGACGACATAGATTACAGAGAATATGAAAGTTCATCTAACAATGAAGAGTCAGAGTTAGACGGCATAGTCTTCTATGTTCCAAATGAAGACGATAAGCTCAAAGGCCAAGTTGGAGAAGATGTTAATAATGATAGTGCTGATGTAGATGACCTCCAGACTCCTGATGATGATATTGAATTTGATGATGAGGCAgatgttgatgatgaagatgatgcaAGTAATGCAACAGATGATATCATGGATGGAGATGGAAGCTACATGGAAGATGATAGTTGTGATGATTTTGACATCAATGAATTGCTGCATTAG
- the LOC100796478 gene encoding interferon-related developmental regulator 1 isoform X3, with product MGKRNEEVHFDQDGLLDQALDALDEKRGSTRERALSVIIGAFTSNMQHHFVDKKFATLLHQCLASIKKGSKKASAKEIALASHAIGLLTLTVGCSDNAREIFEESVRPLDEFLTSKSHLTKIPSLLECLAIITFVGGNGLEETERSMDILWRVIHPRLGSNVVAVKPSAPLITAVVSAWSFLLSTMRNLKLNSKNWQNSISYLSSLLDKEDRPVRIAAGEALAVIFEIGIIEKFSADSKGASDMSQEEINLQESYTHLQGLKGKVITQVKNLSVEAGGKGSAKKDLNNQRNLFRDIVEFFECGYSPEISMKIGGDSLQTSSWSQMIQLNFLKHFLGGGFIKHIQENEFLQDVFNFKPKRRYLNNNEHRMSSGEKHSPSCRECLSLQIQFRTRLGPNYLISNGCYLRAETWVTTQPIWLMTDAF from the exons ATGGGAAAGC GGAACGAAGAAGTGCACTTCGATCAAGATGGTCTGCTCGATCAAGCTCTCGATGCTTTGGACGAAAAAag GGGTTCCACAAGGGAGAGAGCGTTGTCAGTGATCATTGGGGCATTCACTAGCAACATGCAGCATCATTTTGTTGACAAGAA ATTTGCTACTTTATTACATCAGTGCCTTGCTTCAATAAAAAAGGGATCCAAAAAGGCATCTGCAAAGGAGATAGCTTTGGCATCACATGCCATTG gtTTGTTGACCCTGACTGTTGGGTGTAGTGATAATGCACGTGAAATATTTGAGGAATCGGTTCGTCCTCTAGATGAATTTCTCACATCTAAATCACATTTGACAAAAATTCCTTCA ttgctGGAATGCTTGGCTATAATCACATTTGTTGGTGGGAATGGTCTGGAGGAAACAGAGAGATCGATGGACATACTGTGGCGAGTGATTCATCCCAGATTGGGTTCCAAT GTAGTTGCAGTCAAACCTTCTGCTCCATTAATAACTGCTGTGGTATCTGCTTGGTCCTTTCTCCTATCTACCATGCGTAATTTGAAGCTAAATTCTAAAAATTGGCAAAA TTCAATATCTTATTTATCAAGTCTTCTAGACAAGGAAGACCGGCCTGTGCGTATTGCTGCTGGCGAAGCACTGGCTGTAATTTTTGAGATTGGAATTATAGAGAAATTTTCTGCTGATTCTAAGGGTGCAAGTGATATGAGTCAAGAAGAGATTAATCTGCAGGAAAGTTATACCCATTTACAAGGATTGAAAGGGAAGGTCATCACTCAAGTCAAAAACCTTTCTGTTGAGGCTGGTGGAAAAGGTTCTGCTAAGAAAGATCTGAATAATCAGAGGAACTTGTTCCGAGATATTGTAGAGTTTTTTGAG TGTGGTTACTCTCCTGAAATTTCAATGAAAATTGGTGGTGATTCACTGCAGACATCTTCATGGTCCCAAATGATACag TTGAACTTTCTCAAGCATTTTTTAGGGGGAGGGTTCATCAAGCATATTCAG GAAAATGAGTTCCTTCAAGATGTATTTAATTTCAAACCAAAGAGAAGATATCTTAATAACAATGAACATCGGATGTCTAGTGGTGAGAAG CATTCTCCTTCTTGCAGAGAATGTTTAAGTCTCCAAATTCAGTTCAGAACAAGGCTAGGACCCAATTACTTAATAAGCAACGGTTGTTATCTGAG GGCAGAAACTTGGGTCACTACGCAGCCAATATGGTTGATGACTGATGCGTTTTGA
- the LOC102662137 gene encoding uncharacterized protein isoform X1, whose protein sequence is MLEDFVNKLQIYGDTVANGRRIASYMYSRSSLIALLHHFAKGKDLVKPGVTKFATCYLTLKGLYDKKGAWEKMFSSKQWKSSFFAGTTGGKVAKSIVMGDKFWKSIMVCLKGANPLIKLLHLVSSDTKPAIGFIYEEMKQAKVKIQRAFKSVKKRYMPLWDNIDERWDRKILRPLHAAAYYLNPQFHYNPNFKEDFEVKHGLHESIYKMVTKQDWPKVDPILEDFKHARNYFGNELAKVAIITKNPTDWWDSYGFEYPEIEHVAIRILSLTTNSVGCG, encoded by the exons ATGTTGGAGGATTTTGTGAACAAGTTGCAGATCTATGGAGACACTGTTGCCAATGGGAGGAGAATTGCATCTTATATGTATTCAAGGAGTTCTTTGATTGCTTTGTTGCATCACTTTGCTAAGGGAAAAGATTTGGTTAAACCTGGAGTGACTAAATTTGCCACATGCTATCTAACTCTAAAGGGTCTCTATGATAAAAAGGGAGCATGGGAGAAGATGTTTTCATCCAAACAATGGAAATCCAGTTTTTTCGCTGGAACAACAGGTGGGAAAGTTGCTAAAAGTATTGTTATGGGTGATAAGTTTTGGAAAAGTATTATGGTTTGCTTGAAAGGTGCTAATCCTTTGATCAAGCTGCTTCATTTGGTGAGTTCGGACACCAAACCAGCCATAGGTTTCATTTATGAGGAAATGAAGCAAGCAAAAGTGAAGATACAACGTGCCTTTAAATCTGTCAAGAAACG ttatatgcCTCTATGGGACAACATAGATGAAAGATGGGACAGAAAAATTCTTAGGCCTTTGCATGCTGCAGCTTATTATCTTAACCCTCAGTTTCATTATAATCCTAATTTCAAAGAAGATTTTGAAGTTAAACATGGGTTGCACGAGTCTATATACAAAATGGTAACAAAGCAAGACTGGCCTAAGGTTGATCCTATTCTTGAAGATTTCAAGCATGCAAGAAACTATTTTGGTAATGAATTAGCCAAGGTTGCAATTATAACCAAAAATCCAACTGATTGGTGGGATTCTTATGGTTTTGAATATCCTGAGATTGAACATGTTGCTATACGAATACTGAGTTTGACAACCAATTCTGTTGGGTGCGGATAA